ATGCGTAAACCTGATGAAGCGCTTCTCCTGCAACCTTCACGATCACGGCGACACGACGCCCACCGGCGTGACGCTCGACCTGGACGACATAGTCGATCGCCGCGAAGAGCTGCCGCCGAACGGTGACCTCGGAGACCCGCCGGGAGCCGGAGAGCGCAAGTGTCTCCAGACGCCACATCGCCTCTTCAGGACTGTTGGCATGTACCGTCGACATCGAGCCGCGATGCCCGGTGTTCATGGCGGCGATCATGTCGAGCGCCTCAGGCCCCCTGACCTCACCGAGGATGATCCGATCCGGTCTGAGACGCAGAGCGGAGCGAACGAGCTCACGAAGCGGCACCTCGCCTGCTCCCTCTGCGTTCGCTGGTCTCGCCTCGAGACGGACGACATGGCCGGTCAGCCTCAACTCGGCGGCGTCTTCGACCGTTACGATCCGTTCGGATCCCGCAATCTCGGTCGACAGGATGTTCAACAGCGTCGTCTTGCCGGTCCCGGTGCCACCGGAGATGACAATCGACTCTCGATTCCCGACCGCAGCCTGAAGCAGCTCGGAGGCTTCCCTGCGAATGGAGCCGGCAGCGATGAGCGCGTCGAGATCGGGGACGGCTGCTGTGAATCGTCGAACGGCGAGAATCGGGCCATCCACCGCGGCAGGGGGAACCACCGCGTGGAGGCGGCTGCCGTCGGGGAGACGTGCGTCGACCATCGGTGACGCCCGATCGATTCGCAACCCGAGCGGACCGATCACCCGTTCCACAGCGGCGATGATCTCCTCATCGTCGGCGAACGCAACGTCGGCGCGCGACAGTCCGCCGGACCGTTCGACCCAGATGTCCTCGGGACCGTTCACGAGGACGTCGGAGACCGCAGGGTCGCGCAGGAGCGCCTCGAGCGGACCCAGTCCGACGAGCGCGTCGGCGATCTGCAGGGCGCTGCCCGGCGGGGCGAGCGGCGCCTCGTCTTTGAGTATCGCCGTGGCGGCCCTGGTCACGGCCGTGCGCTCCAGCGGAACGTCGGAAGCGAGCAGACGGCCCATGATCCGCTGCCTCACATCCATGGCAGTTCCCAAACGCCGCGCCACGCGCGGATCCAACGGCTGTGCGAATCGATCTGGCCGCGCAGCAACCCGCCGACCGTACGCTGCGACGGCCGGGGAAGCACAGGGCCCGGCGCGGGTGGCTTCAGTCGAAATCCGGCTCGTTGGAACACGGCGGGGCTCTTCTGCGCGACCGCGAGCGCCCCGGGCAGGAGCGGAACTATCGGGACGACGGGCGCGTATCGAACGGACAGGCCCCGCGTCGGAAGCCGCAGCACCAGGTGCGGCCAGCCTTCACTCAGCGCATCCAAGATCTGCTCTGCGTCCTGATAGGCGATCCCGCCGTTGCGCAGGACGGCGACGCCTCCTCTCGATGGATGCAGATCCCGGCGCGTCGGACCGTCTGCGACGAGACGGGCAAGCGATGTCTCACCCCGATAGCCGGGACCTTCCGGGTCGAGGTCGACGACGAGTGCAGTCTCGACCGCTGCGGCGAGACCGATCGGCGCAATCGCCGACAGCAGGCCATCTCGCTCTGTTCGGACACACAGAACCGGCACATCGCTCCTTCTCTCGTTGGGCAACGTATGCGCCGGCACGGGCGGGAACAACCCCTTGTCACGGGGCCGTGAATGTGGCATGAATGGTGGATTCCGGACCGCAAGCGGGCCGTGCCAAGAACCGACGATCCCCCATCGGCGCGTAGAATCACCCCGTGACTGCAGCCGCCTTCTTCGACCTCGACAAGACGATCATCGCCAAGTCGTCGACCCTCGCCTTCGGCCGCCCCCTCTACAAGGCCGGCCTGCTGAATCGTCGTGCCCTCCTCAAGGCAGGGCTTGCGCAGATCTCGTACCGCATGTTCGGAGCCGACCATGACCAGATGGAGCGGGCCCGGGGAGAGATGATGGCGATCATCAAAGGATGGGATCAACAGCAACTACGAAACGTCGCCAGAGAGACGGTCGACGAAGTCGTGGCGCCACTCGTGTTCGCCGAAGCGCTCGCAATCATCGACGAGCACCTTCAGGCCGGCAGACTGGTCGTGATCGTCTCATCGAGTGCAGAGGAGATCGTGGAGCCGCTTGCCTCCCATCTCCGTGTCGATCGGATCATCGCGACCAGGGCTGCGGTCGATGACGACGGCCGGTACACGGGCGAGATCGAGTTCTACGCCTACGGGCAGGGCAAAGTGGAAGCGATCGAGGAGTTCGCCGAACGCGAAGGCATCTCACTCGAGGACTCCTTCGCCTACTCGGATTCGCACACCGACATTCCGATGCTGGAAGCGGTCGGGCATCCCGTGGCGGTCAACCCGGACAAGGAACTCGCCAAGGTCGCAGAGGAGCGGGCATGGGAGGTCCTGCGCTTCGAGCGACCGGTGACGATCCGCACACGTTTGGCATCCCTGGCCCGTCCCACGCCTGTCGTGTCGGGCGCGGCGCTGGCCGGAGCGGTGGGCAGCGCCGCACTGTTCTGGGCGCTTCGGACACGTCGGCGGGTCGGCTGAACTGCCCGAAACCGACGCCGATGACGCTGTCGTCGGGATCTGTGAACCAGACGACTCTCCTGCACGAGAACCGTATCCGGGCGCGGCGGTTCGAAGCCGGTTTCCTCTCCTGTTGCTTCTCCTGGATCGAGGCGGCTCCGGCAGTGCATACAATCGGACCCATGAACGATTCCAACGAACTCTCCAACTTGACGAGAGCCGTCGAAGCCCAAATCCCGTTCAACCGGGTGCTCGGCCTTCAGCTCGGTGACCTGGACCCAAGCCGCACGACGCTCTCGTTCGAGATGCGGGACGATCTCGTGGGGAATTTCGCCCGTGGCAGCCTCCACGGTGGAGTCATCTCGGCCACCCTCGACGTGGCCGGCGGGATGTCCGCGATCACCACAGCGGTCGGCAACGACACATCGACCATGGCCGAGCGCTTCGCCCATCTCGGCACGATCGATCTGCGTGTCGACTACCTGCGGCCAGGAGTGGGAGCGAGGTTCGAGGCCGTCGCGTACACACTCAGAGCGGGGAACAAGGTGGCCGTCACCCGAATGGAGTTGCGTAACGACTCCGGTGACCTCATCGCCGTCGGAACGGGAACCTACCTGATCGGCTGAGAGAACTCCCGAACCCTGGGCTCGTTGGCACCTCTACGGCACCTACGAGCCCAGGGTTCGCAGATACGGCGATCTCGAGCCGGTGTTGGCACGGCGAAACACCGACTTGGACCTAACCTCCCTCCGATGGAATTGGTTTTCATTCGACACGGCGAACCGAGATGGGCCGTTGACGGCGTGTCTCAAATCGACCCCCACCTGACGGAGCGTGGCAAACACCAGGCGTTCCTCACCGCGAAACGGCTCACCGCCGACAAGCGACCGGTTCGCGAGATCCTCGTCTCGCCTGCCCTCCGATCCCAGGAGACTGCGGAGCCCCTCGCGACGTTGACCGGCGTCGAACCGGTGACGATCCCCGACCTGGTCGAAATCCGCATGCCGGACTGGTCCGGAATGCTCGAGGCGACCGTGCAACGTATCTTCACCGAGGGTCGTGACCGCTCCCCCGAGGAGTGGTGGAACGGTATGGAAGGTGGGGAGAGCTTCCGCGACTTCCACGAGCGGATCACGAGCGCGATGCTCGGAATTCTCGACGAGCGGGGGGTGCTGCCCGATCCGGCGCACCGGCACCTCTGGCGCTTCTCCGGTGAGCCCGGAAGGGTGGTGATCGTGGCGCACGGGGGCACGAACGCGGTTGCGCTCGGATTCCTCCTCGGCGCAGAACCGACCCCGTGGGAATGGGAACGGTTCATCCTCTACCACGCCTCGGTCGCACGCCTCCGGGCGATCCGTCTCGCCGGTGGGCACGTCTTCTCGCTCCGCAGCTTCAACGACAGGGAGCACCTGCCGGAGGACCTCCGAACCCGCTAGAACGCCGAACCCTGGGCTCAGGGGTACCCTGAGGGTACCTACGAGCCCTGGGTTCGCAGGAATGAGGAGGGTCGGTCGAGCCGTGACCGACATCCGCGGCGACAGAGTCAGGCCAGCGCGGCACCCATTTGCGCCAGCGCCACGTCTTCGCCTTCGGGCAGCCCGCTCACCCCGACGGCCCCGACGACGAGCCCCCCGACGACGACAGGAACCCCGCCGCCCCAGGACACGTAGCGCGGATCCCCGAAGTTGGTCATCGGGAACCCTTCCTCGCGAGACCGCTCCCCCAACGCCTCGGTCTCGGTCTGCTCACGAGCGGCCGTGAACGCCTTGTTCATCGCGATCGTGATCGACGACAGGTTGCACCCGTCGGTACGAAGGAACGCCATCAGCTCGCCGTGCCGGTCGACGACGGCCACGGCGGCTCCAGCCGATTTGACCTCGAGCCGTTCCCGAATCGCATCCACGATCCTGGCGGCATCGGTGTGCGACAACTCCTGAATCTGATTCACGGGCACCTCACTTGATCTCGGAGAGTTTCACGGGTGTGTGATGACGAGCCGACTCGATGGCGGCCTCCATGACACGCTGGGTTACGTAGGCGTCGGCGAAGTCCGGCAGCGGGACCACGGGCTTCGCACCGGAAAGGGCCAGCGCAATGTCGGCGGCCTCGTTGACGAACGTGTGCTCGTAGCCGAGCCAGTGTCCATCCGGCCAGAAGTTCCCAGCGTACGGGTGGTCGGCGTGGGTGGTGAGGATCGTGCGCCATCCCTGGAGACGGGCAGGTTCGGTCGCATCGAAGAACCGCAGTTCGTTCATCCGCTCGAAATCGAAACGCAAAGCGCCGTTCTCGCCGTGAATCTCGATCCTGTTCGAGTTCTTGATGCCGGTCGCGAGACGTGTGGCTTCAAACGAACCGATGGCGCCACCCCGGAATCGGGCGAGGAAGAGGACGGCGTCGTCCACGGTGCTCCGACCGAGCTTCTCGGGATCGTCCAGGCGCGTGCGCCGTTTGATGAACCGCTCTTCGATCGAGCCGCTCACCTCCGTGATCTCGTCACCGGTGATGAACCGAGCCATGTCGATGATGTGCGCGTTCAAATCTCCGTGTGCGCCTGAACCCGCCTCCTTGCTCTGGAACCGCCACAGCAATGGTGTGTCGGGCCCGCCCCAACTCTGCAGGTATGCGGCACGCACGTGGTAGATCCGGCCGAGACGGCCTTCAGCGACGATCTGCCGGGCGAGTGCGACCGCCGGGACCCGGCGGTAGTTGTACCAGACGAACGTCTTCCCTGGAGCTTTCCTCGCTGCTGCCGCCATCGCTCTCGCGTGATCGAGTGTGCCGGCGAGCGGCTTCTCGCACGCGACATGCTTCCCGGCCTCCAACGCGGCGATGGCCTGTTCTGCGTGGAGACGATTTGGCGTCGCGACATCGACGAGGTCGATGCCGGCATCCTCGACGGCCATCTGCCAGTCGGTCGTCCACTGCTGCCAGCCCCAGCGACGCGCGAACGTCTCGAGATACCCGGCGTCTCGTGCAGCGACGGTCTGAAGAACGGGTGCGAGACGAAGGTCGAAGAACCGTGGCGCCTGAAGCCACGCGTTCGAATGGATCGCTCCCATGAACTTGGATCCGAACAGCGCTATCTGAAGAGTCGTCATGCCTCAGAGCCTATCTGCAGATACCGGATCAGTCGTCCTCGTGGACACTGCGCATCGACCACACCAGCGTCCGCATGGTTTTTGGCTGACGCAACACCGTCACGATGGCCTCTGCGACATCCTCGGCGCGCAGCATCTCGGCCAGGCCAGGCATGTCCGGGGTACGTCCGGCGCCCATCGCAAACTCGGTTGCGATACCTCCGGGGCAGATGGTGCTCACCCTGATGCCCTTTGCGCGCAGCTCTCTGTCGAGGCCTCCGGCGAGACCCACCTGAGCGAACTTCGTTGCGGCGTACACCGCTTCGTCCCCGGCGCCGCGCAGCCCTGCGACGGAGGAGACGATGACGATGTCGCCGCCCCCCGCCTCGAGGAGCGCAGGGACCGCTGCGCGAATCGGCCACACGGTCCCTGCGACGTTCGTGTCCATCATCTCCTGGAGCTGCTCGTCGCCCAGATCCATGATCCCGCCATACGCTCCGATTCCGGCACCCGCGACCAGGGCATCGAGACGCCCGAATTTCTCGACAGCCGCGGCGACGAGTCGGCGAGCAGCCTCAGGATCACGCACGTCCATCTCGACGGCGACTGCGTTCGCCTCCCCGAGCTCGGCGACGAGGGCATCGAGTCGCTCACGGCGTCTGGCGCCGATCGCGACGCGTGCGCCTTCAGCGACCAGAGTTCTCGCCGCAGCGGCGCCGACGCCTGACGTCGCTCCTGTGATCGCGACGACCGTACCGGTGATGTCGTTCATGATGCCTCCATGTTGTCGATCCCGACCCGGTCTCTTCAGTTGCAGCTGCTGTGCGCGCTCGATCCATGAGCGGTATCGAACTCCCGGAGATGTCGGCACTGTCCCGCCGTCCGGGACATCAGGCGACACCGCGAGAAGCACGACCTTTCTTGGACAGTGCGTCGACCAGCACGGCAGCGAGCAGGACGAGGCCGGTGATCACGAACTTCGTTCCGGCAGCGAGCCCGAGCAGGTTCATCCCATTGTTCACCGACACGATCACCGCTGCGCCGAGCAGAGCGTCGACGACCCGTCCCTTCCCACCGAACAGGCTCGTGCCGCCGATGACGGCTGCGGCGATCACTTGAAGCAGCAAGCTCCCGCCGCCCGTATTCGTAGCCACGGAGCGGAGTCGTGATGCGAGGATGATGCCGCCCATGCCGGCCATGAGCCCACCAATCATGAAGACCGCGATCCGAACCCTGTCGACGTTGATACCGGCCCGTCGAGCCGCCTCCGGGTTGCCACCGACGGCGTAGATGTGCCGTCCGAAGCGGGTGCGGTTCGCGATGAACGTCCAGAACACCAGAGCGACCAACAGGATGAGCGTCGCCATCGGCATGCCGCGATCCTGGTTGGCGTAGTACACAGCCCCAAGACTGACGGCCGCCATTGCACAGACTTGCAGCGCGATCACCGCCAGCGGCTTCCGAGAAAGACCGCGACGCTGACGCGCCCTCGCCTTGGACAGCTCGAGGTACAGGTACCCGACGATCGCGACTGCCGCCACGATCCACCCCCAGAAATGGCTGAGGAAGCTACCGGCGATCCCGACCGCAACCGGATCCTCGATCAGGATCGTGCCCGCCGTGGAATATGTGGTGGTCAGCGTGAGAACGACACCGAACCAGGCGAGGTTCCCGGCCAGCGTCACGACGAATGACGGCACGCCGGCTTTCGTCACGATCAGTGCGTGAATCGCGCCGATGAGCGTCGTGGCGGTGAGCGCCACACCGATGGCGAGCCACCATGGCCAGCCCGGATCGTCGGGCCGGAGCAGCATCGTCATCACGACACCGCCGACGGCACTCACATAGGAGACCGCCAGGTCGATCTCGGCGATGAGCAGAATGAACACCACGCCAATGGCGATCACCGCGATACCGGCCATCTGAAGAAGAAGATTGGTGAAGTTCCGCGCAGCGAAGAACGTACCGTCGAGGCTCCCGAA
This genomic interval from Gammaproteobacteria bacterium contains the following:
- a CDS encoding CpaF family protein — protein: MDVRQRIMGRLLASDVPLERTAVTRAATAILKDEAPLAPPGSALQIADALVGLGPLEALLRDPAVSDVLVNGPEDIWVERSGGLSRADVAFADDEEIIAAVERVIGPLGLRIDRASPMVDARLPDGSRLHAVVPPAAVDGPILAVRRFTAAVPDLDALIAAGSIRREASELLQAAVGNRESIVISGGTGTGKTTLLNILSTEIAGSERIVTVEDAAELRLTGHVVRLEARPANAEGAGEVPLRELVRSALRLRPDRIILGEVRGPEALDMIAAMNTGHRGSMSTVHANSPEEAMWRLETLALSGSRRVSEVTVRRQLFAAIDYVVQVERHAGGRRVAVIVKVAGEALHQVYAC
- a CDS encoding HAD-IB family hydrolase, yielding MTAAAFFDLDKTIIAKSSTLAFGRPLYKAGLLNRRALLKAGLAQISYRMFGADHDQMERARGEMMAIIKGWDQQQLRNVARETVDEVVAPLVFAEALAIIDEHLQAGRLVVIVSSSAEEIVEPLASHLRVDRIIATRAAVDDDGRYTGEIEFYAYGQGKVEAIEEFAEREGISLEDSFAYSDSHTDIPMLEAVGHPVAVNPDKELAKVAEERAWEVLRFERPVTIRTRLASLARPTPVVSGAALAGAVGSAALFWALRTRRRVG
- a CDS encoding thioesterase family protein; protein product: MNDSNELSNLTRAVEAQIPFNRVLGLQLGDLDPSRTTLSFEMRDDLVGNFARGSLHGGVISATLDVAGGMSAITTAVGNDTSTMAERFAHLGTIDLRVDYLRPGVGARFEAVAYTLRAGNKVAVTRMELRNDSGDLIAVGTGTYLIG
- a CDS encoding heme-binding protein, which gives rise to MNQIQELSHTDAARIVDAIRERLEVKSAGAAVAVVDRHGELMAFLRTDGCNLSSITIAMNKAFTAAREQTETEALGERSREEGFPMTNFGDPRYVSWGGGVPVVVGGLVVGAVGVSGLPEGEDVALAQMGAALA
- a CDS encoding Gfo/Idh/MocA family oxidoreductase is translated as MTTLQIALFGSKFMGAIHSNAWLQAPRFFDLRLAPVLQTVAARDAGYLETFARRWGWQQWTTDWQMAVEDAGIDLVDVATPNRLHAEQAIAALEAGKHVACEKPLAGTLDHARAMAAAARKAPGKTFVWYNYRRVPAVALARQIVAEGRLGRIYHVRAAYLQSWGGPDTPLLWRFQSKEAGSGAHGDLNAHIIDMARFITGDEITEVSGSIEERFIKRRTRLDDPEKLGRSTVDDAVLFLARFRGGAIGSFEATRLATGIKNSNRIEIHGENGALRFDFERMNELRFFDATEPARLQGWRTILTTHADHPYAGNFWPDGHWLGYEHTFVNEAADIALALSGAKPVVPLPDFADAYVTQRVMEAAIESARHHTPVKLSEIK
- a CDS encoding SDR family NAD(P)-dependent oxidoreductase — its product is MNDITGTVVAITGATSGVGAAAARTLVAEGARVAIGARRRERLDALVAELGEANAVAVEMDVRDPEAARRLVAAAVEKFGRLDALVAGAGIGAYGGIMDLGDEQLQEMMDTNVAGTVWPIRAAVPALLEAGGGDIVIVSSVAGLRGAGDEAVYAATKFAQVGLAGGLDRELRAKGIRVSTICPGGIATEFAMGAGRTPDMPGLAEMLRAEDVAEAIVTVLRQPKTMRTLVWSMRSVHEDD
- a CDS encoding ABC transporter permease, with amino-acid sequence MSAGNPTPAAAGGAAEAAPRTFARYMASWWSRVRNGELGSLPIILGLGVIVGIFGSLDGTFFAARNFTNLLLQMAGIAVIAIGVVFILLIAEIDLAVSYVSAVGGVVMTMLLRPDDPGWPWWLAIGVALTATTLIGAIHALIVTKAGVPSFVVTLAGNLAWFGVVLTLTTTYSTAGTILIEDPVAVGIAGSFLSHFWGWIVAAVAIVGYLYLELSKARARQRRGLSRKPLAVIALQVCAMAAVSLGAVYYANQDRGMPMATLILLVALVFWTFIANRTRFGRHIYAVGGNPEAARRAGINVDRVRIAVFMIGGLMAGMGGIILASRLRSVATNTGGGSLLLQVIAAAVIGGTSLFGGKGRVVDALLGAAVIVSVNNGMNLLGLAAGTKFVITGLVLLAAVLVDALSKKGRASRGVA